CATCGAGCGCGGAGAAACAATCGCCCTCAAGAAAGGCGATTCGATGGTCACATCGATGGCGCGCCGCATTTCCAGCGGCAATCTCAAGTGATACTTTAGATATATCCACGGCGATGATTCGCGCCTCAGGCGCGTTGGCGGCAATCGCGATTGCGATCGCTCCAGACCCCGTGCCGATATCGAGCACGTAAGCGGCCGGGTGCGTGCGCAGGAAATCCAGCGCAGCTTCGACCGCGGTCTCGGTCTCGGGGCGCGGAATGAGCACGCCGGGACGAACCATTAAGTCAAGGGAGAAGAACTCGCGGCGGCCGACGATATAGGCGAGCGGCTCGCGCGCCGCGCGCCGCGTGACCATCGCCTCGAAGCGGTCCAACACGTCGGCGTCGATCCGCGCCGCGTTTGCGATAACGGCGGCGCGCGACACGCCGGCCGCCGCCGCCAGCAGCAACTCCGCATCGAGCCGCGCACTTTGAACTCCGGCCCTGGCAAGGCGCGCGCGCGCATCCGCCATCGCCGCCGCGGCCGCACGGGCCGCGGGAGCTTGTTCGGCGGTACCTTCGGAATTCATCGGGCTCAGGCGCTGAGCGCCTCGGCCTGCTCGCGCGTCGCCAGCGCATCGATGAGCGGATCGAGCGCGCCGTCGAGCACCTGGTCGAGTTGATGGAGCGTCAGGTTGACGCGATGGTCGGTCACGCGAGATTGAGGGAAGTTGTAGGTGCGGATGCGTTCCGAGCGGTCGCCGGTGCCAACCATCGATTTGCGCGTCGCCGCCATCTTGGCGTCCTGCTCGGCCTGCGCCGCCTCGAGCAGGCGCGAGCGCAGAATTTTGAGTGCACGGGCCTTGTTCTTGTGCTGCGATTTCTCGTCGCGGCAGACGATTACCATCCCGGTCGGGATGTGCGTGATGCGCACGGCAGAATCGGTGGTGTTGACGCTCTGGCCGCCCGGCCCCGACGCGCGCATCACGTCGATGCGCAGGTCTTTCTCCTCGTTGATGTTGACCTCGACATCGTCAGCCTCGGGCATCACCGCGACCGTCACCG
The sequence above is drawn from the Candidatus Binataceae bacterium genome and encodes:
- the prmC gene encoding peptide chain release factor N(5)-glutamine methyltransferase, which encodes MNSEGTAEQAPAARAAAAAMADARARLARAGVQSARLDAELLLAAAAGVSRAAVIANAARIDADVLDRFEAMVTRRAAREPLAYIVGRREFFSLDLMVRPGVLIPRPETETAVEAALDFLRTHPAAYVLDIGTGSGAIAIAIAANAPEARIIAVDISKVSLEIAAGNAARHRCDHRIAFLEGDCFSALDADGTPFDLIVSNPPYIARSEIAALEPEVRDFEPGIALEGGSDGMDFYRRIAAGLARWLAPGGEVILEIGADQAGAVAAMMHGAGCSATKRLRDLAGVDRVVRALRAA